The following proteins come from a genomic window of Salvia hispanica cultivar TCC Black 2014 chromosome 4, UniMelb_Shisp_WGS_1.0, whole genome shotgun sequence:
- the LOC125220475 gene encoding uncharacterized protein LOC125220475: protein MHNVVHIDEKWFFMTKTTDRYYLLPDEEEPYRSCKSKRFITKVMFMCAVCRPYIAENGEVIFDGKMGIFPFTTKEPAKRGSKNRPRGTLETKPIQSVNKEVMRECLVQKIIPAIKAKWPENISKEIFIQQDNARPHINHNDAEFQAVANTEGFKFHIICQPPNSPDCNVLDLGFFRAIQSIQYEKVANGVDDLLRNVQSSFDELSAQTLNNVFLTLQGCLTEILKVEGGNGYKTPHMKKERLSRLGILPITLEVEEEIVKAAVAYLQQPDNDVSTSYDISGISRAVGF from the exons ATGCACAATGTAGTGCACATTGATGAGAAGTGGTTTTTCATGACTAAGACTACGGATAGATACTACCTGCTGCCAGATGAAGAAGAGCCATATAGATCATGTAAGTCAAAGCGATTCATCACGAAGGTCATGTTTATGTGTGCTGTGTGTAGACCATATATTGCAGAAAATGGAGAAGTCATATTTGATGGAAAAATGGGCATTTTTCCATTCACTACTAAAGAGCCAGCAAAGAGAGGTTCCAAGAACAGACCAAGAGGCACCTTAGAGACAAAGCCCATTCAATCAGTGAACAAGGAAGTCATGAGAGAATGCCTCGTTCAAAAG ATCATACCAGCAATCAAGGCTAAATGGCCAGAGAATATAAGCAAGGAGATATTCATTCAACAAGACAATGCCAGGCCACACATAAACCACAATGATGCAGAATTTCAAGCAGTAGCAAACACAGAGGGTTTCAAATTCCATATCATTTGCCAACCACCTAATTCCCCTGATTGTAATGTGTTGGATTTAGGTTTTTTCAGAGCCATCCAGTCTATACAATATGAAAAAGTGGCTAATGGAGTGGATGATTTGCTGAGGAATGTGCAAAGCTCTTTTGATGAACTTAGTGCACAAACACTCAATAATGTTTTCCTAACTCTTCAAGGTTGTCTTACTGAGATATTGAAGGTGGAAGGGGGAAATGGCTACAAAACTCCACAcatgaaaaaagaaaggttATCAAGGCTGGGGATACTTCCAATCACTTTGGAGGTTGAGGAAGAGATTGTCAAGGCTGCTGTGGCATACCTTCAACAACCTGATAATGATGTCAGCACATCATATGACATCTCAGGTATCAGTAGAGCTGTAGGCTTCTAA
- the LOC125218121 gene encoding PLASMODESMATA CALLOSE-BINDING PROTEIN 4-like — translation MDIAPKLLFSLLLSTLILHSSASGQMQTIRWSRKHTTEHDATFPTTTPAIVTVPSSAPVTVTPTTPPAAPVVNPVVAPPVITGAPPTAINPPAAPVTNTPAVAPPATATGAQRWCVAKSGAPEKSIQAALDYACGIGGADCSTIQQGASCYNPNTLQNHASYAFNSYYQRNPLPTSCDFGGAASLTTSNPSSGSCVYAASATTATPVSTPPATVSPPTTTAPPISLTPPTIASPVTVNPNPTPTTTTPPSSTGASPTPTGLGIPPSILNSSNPGMGGATAGFGIGDGSPVANMTTAVSGSSGIEPFVGCIVAVAAIVVLGM, via the exons ATGGATATTGCTCCCAAGCTTCTCTTCTCACTTCTCCTCTCCACTCTCATTCTCCACTCCTCTGCCTCAG GGCAAATGCAAACTATCCGTTGGAGCCGCAAACACACTACTGAGCACGACGCCACCTTCCCCACCACCACGCCGGCCATCGTCACCGTCCCCTCCTCCGCGCCGGTCACCGTCACGCCAACCACACCTCCTGCGGCGCCGGTGGTGAACCCCGTCGTCGCACCGCCGGTAATCACCGGAGCTCCGCCCACCGCCATCAACCCTCCTGCGGCGCCGGTGACAAATACCCCGGCCGTGGCCCCTCCGGCGACCGCCACCGGTGCGCAGAGATGGTGCGTGGCGAAAAGCGGAGCGCCGGAAAAGAGCATTCAGGCGGCGCTGGATTACGCCTGCGGGATCGGCGGAGCGGATTGCTCCACCATCCAGCAAGGCGCGAGCTGCTACAACCCTAACACGCTCCAAAATCACGCCTCCTACGCCTTCAACAGCTACTACCAGCGGAATCCCCTCCCTACCAGCTGCGATTTCGGCGGCGCCGCCTCCCTCACCACTTCAAATCCAA GCTCCGGTTCATGCGTTTACGCAGCATCAGCCACGACGGCGACGCCGGTGAGCACTCCCCCGGCAACTGTATCTCCGCCGACGACGACAGCGCCACCGATTAGCTTAACTCCGCCGACAATTGCGTCTCCGGTGACGGTGAATCCCAATCCGACGCCGACTACGACTACACCGCCATCATCAACCGGAGCATCGCCGACACCGACGGG ATTAGGCATACCTCCGAGCATATTGAATTCGAGCAATCCTGGTATGGGAGGCGCGACGGCGGGGTTCGGAATCGGAGATGGATCTCCGGTTGCCAACATGACAACTGCTGTTTCAGGATCGAGCGGGATTGAGCCGTTTGTGGGGTGCATTGTTGCGGTTGCAGCCATTGTAGTGTTGGGGATGTAG